In Arvicola amphibius chromosome 1, mArvAmp1.2, whole genome shotgun sequence, one DNA window encodes the following:
- the LOC119808480 gene encoding cytochrome P450 2C26-like isoform X4, producing MDLVIVLVLILTCLLLFSHWKRSSKRGQLPPGPTPLPIIGNIHQIDVKNVHQAFTNFSKVYGPVFTLYLGMKPTVVLHGYETIKEALIGHGEEFSGRGRVPIFDMVLKGLGVAFSNGDMWKESRHFSLLTLRKLGMGQRSIENRIQEEAQFLVEELKKTNGSPYDPTFILACVPCNVICSIIFQSRFEYKDQVFVSLMEKLNANSKILSSLWVQVCNIFPVLIDYCPGNHNTWYKNFTYIQSYLLTKIKEHEESLDVTNPRDFIDYFLIKEMQENRNPQSIYTRENLIGLLTDMFVGGTDTIRSTLRFALLLLLKHPHVTAKIQEEIDCVVGRQRSPCLQDRKQMPYTDAVIHEVQRFIDIAPNNLPHEVTCDVKFRNYLIPKITDEVDINM from the exons ATGGATCTAGTCATTGTCTTGGTGCTCATCCTGACATGTCTGCTTCTCTTCTCACACTGGAAACGGAGTTCTAAGAGAGGGCAGCTACCTCCTGGACCTACTCCTCTGCCGATTATTGGCAATATCCACCAGATAGATGTAAAAAATGTTCACCAAGCCTTTACCAAT TTCTCTAAAGTCTATGGCCCTGTGTTCACTTTGTATTTGGGCATGAAACCCACTGTGGTATTGCATGGCTATGAGACAATAAAAGAAGCTCTCATAGGTCATGGGGAGGAGTTtagtggaagaggaagagtcCCAATTTTTGATATGGTTTTAAAAGGCTTGG GCGTTGCTTTTAGCAATGGAGATATGTGGAAAGAATCAAGGCACTTCTCACTCTTAACCCTGAGGAAACTGGGCATGGGGCAAAGGAGTATTGAGAACCGTATTCAAGAGGAAGCACAGTTCCTTGTAGAGGAGCTGAAGAAAACCAATG GCTCACCCTATGATCCCACCTTCATCTTGGCCTGTGTTCCCTGCAATGTCATCTGTTCCATTATTTTCCAAAGTCGTTTTGAATATAAAGATCAGGTTTTTGTTAGCTTGATGGAAAAACTGAATGCAAACTCTAAGATTCTGAGCTCTCTCTGGGTGCAG GTTTGCAATATTTTCCCTGTTCTGATTGATTATTGTCCAGGAAATCATAACACATGGTATAAAAATTTTACTTATATTCAGAGTTACcttttgacaaaaataaaagaacacgAGGAATCCTTGGATGTTACCAACCCACGGGACTTTAttgattattttctaattaaagaaatgcag GAAAATCGCAATCCACAATCGATATATACACGTGAAAACCTGATAGGATTGTTGACTGATATGTTTGTTGGTGGAACAGATACAATAAGGTCAACACTGAGATTTGCTCTTCTGCTCCTACTGAAGCACCCACATGTCACAG CTAAAATCCAGGAAGAGATTGACTGTGTGGTTGGCAGACAACGCAGCCCCTGCTTGCAGGACAGGAAGCAAATGCCCTACACAGATGCCGTGATTCATGAGGTTCAGAGATTCATTGATATAGCCCCCAACAACCTACCCCATGAAGTGACCTGCGATGTTAAATTCAGGAACTACCTCATCCCCAAG ATCACAGATGAAGTTGACATAAATATGTGA
- the LOC119808480 gene encoding cytochrome P450 2C26-like isoform X3, protein MDLVIVLVLILTCLLLFSHWKRSSKRGQLPPGPTPLPIIGNIHQIDVKNVHQAFTNFSKVYGPVFTLYLGMKPTVVLHGYETIKEALIGHGEEFSGRGRVPIFDMVLKGLGVAFSNGDMWKESRHFSLLTLRKLGMGQRSIENRIQEEAQFLVEELKKTNGSPYDPTFILACVPCNVICSIIFQSRFEYKDQVFVSLMEKLNANSKILSSLWVQVCNIFPVLIDYCPGNHNTWYKNFTYIQSYLLTKIKEHEESLDVTNPRDFIDYFLIKEMQENRNPQSIYTRENLIGLLTDMFVGGTDTIRSTLRFALLLLLKHPHVTAKIQEEIDCVVGRQRSPCLQDRKQMPYTDAVIHEVQRFIDIAPNNLPHEVTCDVKFRNYLIPKLFAGNDHINIIIISVV, encoded by the exons ATGGATCTAGTCATTGTCTTGGTGCTCATCCTGACATGTCTGCTTCTCTTCTCACACTGGAAACGGAGTTCTAAGAGAGGGCAGCTACCTCCTGGACCTACTCCTCTGCCGATTATTGGCAATATCCACCAGATAGATGTAAAAAATGTTCACCAAGCCTTTACCAAT TTCTCTAAAGTCTATGGCCCTGTGTTCACTTTGTATTTGGGCATGAAACCCACTGTGGTATTGCATGGCTATGAGACAATAAAAGAAGCTCTCATAGGTCATGGGGAGGAGTTtagtggaagaggaagagtcCCAATTTTTGATATGGTTTTAAAAGGCTTGG GCGTTGCTTTTAGCAATGGAGATATGTGGAAAGAATCAAGGCACTTCTCACTCTTAACCCTGAGGAAACTGGGCATGGGGCAAAGGAGTATTGAGAACCGTATTCAAGAGGAAGCACAGTTCCTTGTAGAGGAGCTGAAGAAAACCAATG GCTCACCCTATGATCCCACCTTCATCTTGGCCTGTGTTCCCTGCAATGTCATCTGTTCCATTATTTTCCAAAGTCGTTTTGAATATAAAGATCAGGTTTTTGTTAGCTTGATGGAAAAACTGAATGCAAACTCTAAGATTCTGAGCTCTCTCTGGGTGCAG GTTTGCAATATTTTCCCTGTTCTGATTGATTATTGTCCAGGAAATCATAACACATGGTATAAAAATTTTACTTATATTCAGAGTTACcttttgacaaaaataaaagaacacgAGGAATCCTTGGATGTTACCAACCCACGGGACTTTAttgattattttctaattaaagaaatgcag GAAAATCGCAATCCACAATCGATATATACACGTGAAAACCTGATAGGATTGTTGACTGATATGTTTGTTGGTGGAACAGATACAATAAGGTCAACACTGAGATTTGCTCTTCTGCTCCTACTGAAGCACCCACATGTCACAG CTAAAATCCAGGAAGAGATTGACTGTGTGGTTGGCAGACAACGCAGCCCCTGCTTGCAGGACAGGAAGCAAATGCCCTACACAGATGCCGTGATTCATGAGGTTCAGAGATTCATTGATATAGCCCCCAACAACCTACCCCATGAAGTGACCTGCGATGTTAAATTCAGGAACTACCTCATCCCCAAG TTGTTTGCAGGGAACGACCATATTAACATCATTATCATCAGCGTTGTATAA
- the LOC119808480 gene encoding cytochrome P450 2C26-like isoform X1 produces the protein MDLVIVLVLILTCLLLFSHWKRSSKRGQLPPGPTPLPIIGNIHQIDVKNVHQAFTNFSKVYGPVFTLYLGMKPTVVLHGYETIKEALIGHGEEFSGRGRVPIFDMVLKGLGVAFSNGDMWKESRHFSLLTLRKLGMGQRSIENRIQEEAQFLVEELKKTNGSPYDPTFILACVPCNVICSIIFQSRFEYKDQVFVSLMEKLNANSKILSSLWVQVCNIFPVLIDYCPGNHNTWYKNFTYIQSYLLTKIKEHEESLDVTNPRDFIDYFLIKEMQENRNPQSIYTRENLIGLLTDMFVGGTDTIRSTLRFALLLLLKHPHVTAKIQEEIDCVVGRQRSPCLQDRKQMPYTDAVIHEVQRFIDIAPNNLPHEVTCDVKFRNYLIPKGTTILTSLSSALYNSNEFPNPETFDPGHFLDANGNFKKSDYFIPFSTGKRVCLGEGLARMELFLFLTTILQNFKLKSLVPPNDINDAPLVNGFVVSPPPFQLCFIPI, from the exons ATGGATCTAGTCATTGTCTTGGTGCTCATCCTGACATGTCTGCTTCTCTTCTCACACTGGAAACGGAGTTCTAAGAGAGGGCAGCTACCTCCTGGACCTACTCCTCTGCCGATTATTGGCAATATCCACCAGATAGATGTAAAAAATGTTCACCAAGCCTTTACCAAT TTCTCTAAAGTCTATGGCCCTGTGTTCACTTTGTATTTGGGCATGAAACCCACTGTGGTATTGCATGGCTATGAGACAATAAAAGAAGCTCTCATAGGTCATGGGGAGGAGTTtagtggaagaggaagagtcCCAATTTTTGATATGGTTTTAAAAGGCTTGG GCGTTGCTTTTAGCAATGGAGATATGTGGAAAGAATCAAGGCACTTCTCACTCTTAACCCTGAGGAAACTGGGCATGGGGCAAAGGAGTATTGAGAACCGTATTCAAGAGGAAGCACAGTTCCTTGTAGAGGAGCTGAAGAAAACCAATG GCTCACCCTATGATCCCACCTTCATCTTGGCCTGTGTTCCCTGCAATGTCATCTGTTCCATTATTTTCCAAAGTCGTTTTGAATATAAAGATCAGGTTTTTGTTAGCTTGATGGAAAAACTGAATGCAAACTCTAAGATTCTGAGCTCTCTCTGGGTGCAG GTTTGCAATATTTTCCCTGTTCTGATTGATTATTGTCCAGGAAATCATAACACATGGTATAAAAATTTTACTTATATTCAGAGTTACcttttgacaaaaataaaagaacacgAGGAATCCTTGGATGTTACCAACCCACGGGACTTTAttgattattttctaattaaagaaatgcag GAAAATCGCAATCCACAATCGATATATACACGTGAAAACCTGATAGGATTGTTGACTGATATGTTTGTTGGTGGAACAGATACAATAAGGTCAACACTGAGATTTGCTCTTCTGCTCCTACTGAAGCACCCACATGTCACAG CTAAAATCCAGGAAGAGATTGACTGTGTGGTTGGCAGACAACGCAGCCCCTGCTTGCAGGACAGGAAGCAAATGCCCTACACAGATGCCGTGATTCATGAGGTTCAGAGATTCATTGATATAGCCCCCAACAACCTACCCCATGAAGTGACCTGCGATGTTAAATTCAGGAACTACCTCATCCCCAAG GGAACGACCATATTAACATCATTATCATCAGCGTTGTATAACAGCAACGAATTCCCCAATCCAGAAACGTTTGATCCTGGTCATTTTCTGGATGCAAATGGAAACTTTAAGAAAAGTGACTACTTTATACCTTTCTCAACAG GAAAACGAGTGTGTTTAGGAGAAGGTCTGGCCCGCATGGAGCTGTTTCTGTTCCTGACCACCATTTTACAGAACTTCAAGCTGAAATCTCTGGTTCCCCCGAATGATATCAATGATGCCCCACTGGTCAATGGATTTGTTGTATCACCTCCCCctttccagctctgcttcattcCCATCTAA
- the LOC119808480 gene encoding cytochrome P450 2C26-like isoform X2, which produces MDLVIVLVLILTCLLLFSHWKRSSKRGQLPPGPTPLPIIGNIHQIDVKNVHQAFTNFSKVYGPVFTLYLGMKPTVVLHGYETIKEALIGHGEEFSGRGRVPIFDMVLKGLGVAFSNGDMWKESRHFSLLTLRKLGMGQRSIENRIQEEAQFLVEELKKTNGSPYDPTFILACVPCNVICSIIFQSRFEYKDQVFVSLMEKLNANSKILSSLWVQVCNIFPVLIDYCPGNHNTWYKNFTYIQSYLLTKIKEHEESLDVTNPRDFIDYFLIKEMQENRNPQSIYTRENLIGLLTDMFVGGTDTIRSTLRFALLLLLKHPHVTAKIQEEIDCVVGRQRSPCLQDRKQMPYTDAVIHEVQRFIDIAPNNLPHEVTCDVKFRNYLIPKGTTILTSLSSALYNSNEFPNPETFDPGHFLDANGNFKKSDYFIPFSTGISCTIGLW; this is translated from the exons ATGGATCTAGTCATTGTCTTGGTGCTCATCCTGACATGTCTGCTTCTCTTCTCACACTGGAAACGGAGTTCTAAGAGAGGGCAGCTACCTCCTGGACCTACTCCTCTGCCGATTATTGGCAATATCCACCAGATAGATGTAAAAAATGTTCACCAAGCCTTTACCAAT TTCTCTAAAGTCTATGGCCCTGTGTTCACTTTGTATTTGGGCATGAAACCCACTGTGGTATTGCATGGCTATGAGACAATAAAAGAAGCTCTCATAGGTCATGGGGAGGAGTTtagtggaagaggaagagtcCCAATTTTTGATATGGTTTTAAAAGGCTTGG GCGTTGCTTTTAGCAATGGAGATATGTGGAAAGAATCAAGGCACTTCTCACTCTTAACCCTGAGGAAACTGGGCATGGGGCAAAGGAGTATTGAGAACCGTATTCAAGAGGAAGCACAGTTCCTTGTAGAGGAGCTGAAGAAAACCAATG GCTCACCCTATGATCCCACCTTCATCTTGGCCTGTGTTCCCTGCAATGTCATCTGTTCCATTATTTTCCAAAGTCGTTTTGAATATAAAGATCAGGTTTTTGTTAGCTTGATGGAAAAACTGAATGCAAACTCTAAGATTCTGAGCTCTCTCTGGGTGCAG GTTTGCAATATTTTCCCTGTTCTGATTGATTATTGTCCAGGAAATCATAACACATGGTATAAAAATTTTACTTATATTCAGAGTTACcttttgacaaaaataaaagaacacgAGGAATCCTTGGATGTTACCAACCCACGGGACTTTAttgattattttctaattaaagaaatgcag GAAAATCGCAATCCACAATCGATATATACACGTGAAAACCTGATAGGATTGTTGACTGATATGTTTGTTGGTGGAACAGATACAATAAGGTCAACACTGAGATTTGCTCTTCTGCTCCTACTGAAGCACCCACATGTCACAG CTAAAATCCAGGAAGAGATTGACTGTGTGGTTGGCAGACAACGCAGCCCCTGCTTGCAGGACAGGAAGCAAATGCCCTACACAGATGCCGTGATTCATGAGGTTCAGAGATTCATTGATATAGCCCCCAACAACCTACCCCATGAAGTGACCTGCGATGTTAAATTCAGGAACTACCTCATCCCCAAG GGAACGACCATATTAACATCATTATCATCAGCGTTGTATAACAGCAACGAATTCCCCAATCCAGAAACGTTTGATCCTGGTCATTTTCTGGATGCAAATGGAAACTTTAAGAAAAGTGACTACTTTATACCTTTCTCAACAG GTATTTCGTGTACCATTGGACTTTGGTAA